From the Halalkalicoccus sp. CGA53 genome, one window contains:
- a CDS encoding bactofilin family protein, translated as MRITISRHVLVFLVVGALVLGLIPGIAAAQTGASGTVIVEEGETVSEVNAVAGAILVQGTVTGDVSGAAGNVLIEGTVEGDVSTATGNLRITGAVDGDVAAGAGDIHIDEGATIGGDLDAGAGTIRIDGAIGGDVTIGADTIQLGDEAEIAGSLTYDGTLEGNLDAVAGEITRDRTIGVSIGPDLQPLASWVFTVYAFVLNLLLGAVLLALFPRFSEDVADRVSTEPVKTGLVGLGLFIAVPLVLVLVALTVIGIPLSIGGAIAFAFLLWIGVVYGRFAIGAWLLSLAGMDNLWLALVGGLLVGAVLSQVPFIGGLLNVVILLLGLGALATGLYEYRRRSRPSSAPAPLGETPADELS; from the coding sequence GGTATCGCAGCAGCACAGACCGGAGCCAGTGGGACCGTTATCGTTGAGGAGGGAGAGACGGTTTCGGAGGTGAATGCCGTCGCTGGAGCGATACTCGTTCAGGGGACGGTCACCGGTGACGTCTCGGGAGCCGCCGGAAACGTACTCATCGAGGGAACGGTCGAAGGTGACGTCAGCACTGCTACCGGAAATCTACGTATCACCGGGGCTGTCGACGGGGATGTTGCCGCTGGTGCTGGCGATATCCACATCGACGAAGGTGCGACTATCGGCGGTGACCTCGATGCCGGGGCAGGTACCATCCGCATCGATGGTGCAATCGGTGGTGACGTGACGATTGGTGCTGATACGATCCAGCTCGGAGACGAGGCCGAAATCGCCGGATCGCTGACCTACGACGGCACTCTCGAGGGAAACCTCGACGCTGTTGCCGGGGAGATCACCAGGGACCGAACGATTGGCGTGAGTATCGGTCCTGACCTTCAGCCGCTCGCTTCGTGGGTATTCACCGTGTATGCGTTCGTCCTCAACCTCCTCCTCGGAGCGGTGTTGCTCGCGCTGTTTCCGCGCTTCTCGGAAGACGTCGCTGACCGCGTATCGACCGAGCCAGTTAAAACGGGGCTGGTAGGTCTCGGCCTCTTCATCGCCGTCCCGCTAGTGCTGGTCCTGGTCGCACTGACGGTTATCGGTATCCCGCTCAGCATCGGTGGGGCGATAGCGTTCGCGTTTCTTCTATGGATCGGGGTAGTGTACGGCCGATTTGCGATCGGTGCGTGGCTACTATCGCTGGCCGGGATGGACAACCTGTGGCTGGCGCTGGTCGGAGGATTGCTCGTTGGTGCGGTTCTCTCGCAGGTGCCGTTCATTGGTGGGTTGTTGAACGTCGTGATCTTGCTCCTGGGATTGGGTGCGTTGGCGACAGGACTCTACGAGTACCGTCGCCGGAGTCGACCATCATCTGCCCCGGCCCCTCTCGGAGAGACACCCGCCGACGAACTTTCGTAG